From Nicotiana tabacum cultivar K326 chromosome 22, ASM71507v2, whole genome shotgun sequence, one genomic window encodes:
- the LOC107759487 gene encoding uncharacterized protein LOC107759487, which produces MATAAAGRGAQSMNSMYFKPILRKAYHRKSTSPDIISDTVKLNAEEVKSKGTVMKNHNDDNWWVPDDRTGIFYPKGQEKVIEDVPSAAGKRTYGDINWFSNHEDCL; this is translated from the exons ATGGCAACTGCAGCAGCTGGTAGAGGAGCACAGTCCATGAACTCTATGTATTTCAA GCCTATCCTACGCAAAGCCTATCACAGAAAAAGCACTTCTCCAGACATTATTAGTGATACGGTTAAACTTAATGCGGAGGAAGTGAAGAGCAAAGGTACTGTCATGAAAAATCATAATGATGATAATTGGTGGGTACCTGATGATCGGACTGGAATATTTTACCCAAAGGGTCAAGAGAAAGTTATAGAAGATGTTCCCTCTGCTGCAGGAAAGCGTACTTACGGAGACATTAATTGGTTCTCTAACCATGAAGATTGTCTATAA